From one Oxyura jamaicensis isolate SHBP4307 breed ruddy duck chromosome 15, BPBGC_Ojam_1.0, whole genome shotgun sequence genomic stretch:
- the LIMK2 gene encoding LIM domain kinase 2 isoform X1, translating into MNGAGLRTGRVPLRPRPARPAPRGRRAVMEAPPGEEVWRCLGCGDSIAAGQRLYRTVNEAWHISCFRCSECQDPLTNWYYEKDGKLYCHKDYWGKFGESCHGCSLLMTGPVMVAGEYKYHPECFACMSCKVIIEDGDTYALVQHSTLYCGKCHNQIVLTPMIEKHSTESLREQLPYTLTLISMPAATDGKRGFSVSVEGGCSSYATGVQVKEVNRMHISPDVRNAIHPADRILEINGAPIRTLQVEEVEDLIRKTSQTLQLLIEHDPVSQRLDRLRLDSRLPTHIKPPISPRSISPLDIKENLEGTLRRRSLRRSNSISKSPGPSSPKEPLLLSRDISRSESLRSSSSCSQQIFRPCDLIHGEVLGKGFFGQAIKVTHKATGKVMVMKELIRCDEETQKTFLTEVKVMRSLDHPNVLKFIGVLYKDKKLNLLTEYIEGGTLKDFLRNADPFPWQQKVSFAKGIASGMAYLHSMCIIHRDLNSHNCLIKLDKTVVVADFGLSRLIVEERKKPTLEKPSAKKRTLRKSDRKKRYTVVGNPYWMAPEMLNGQSYDETVDIFSFGIVLCEIIGQVYADPDCLPRTLDFGLNVKLFWEKFVPADCPPAFFPLAAICCRLEPESRPPFSKLEDSFEALSLYLGELAIPLPSELEELDHNVSVQYGLNRDKLPANTT; encoded by the exons ATGAACGGGGCGGGGCTCCGAACGGGGCGTGTCCCGCtgcggccccgccccgcccgccccgccccgcgaGGCCGCCGGGCGGTGATGGAGGCGCCGCCAG GTGAAGAAGTCTGGAGATGCCTAGGGTGCGGGGACAGCATTGCTGCTGGTCAGCGCCTCTACAGGACTGTTAATGAAGCTTGGCATATCTCCTGTTTCCG GTGCTCTGAATGTCAGGATCCCCTCACGAACTGGTACTATGAGAAAGATGGGAAACTGTACTGCCACAAAGACTACTGGGGGAAGTTTGGGGAATCTTGCCATGGCTGCTCTCTGCTGATGACTGGTCCTGTGATG GTGGCTGGCGAATACAAGTATCACCCCGAATGCTTTGCTTGCATGAGCTGCAAAGTGATCATTGAAGATGGGGACACTTACGCGCTCGTGCAGCATTCCACTCTCTACTG TGGAAAATGCCATAACCAGATTGTGCTGACACCGATGATAGAAAAACACTCCACTGAGTCTCTGCGTGAGCAGTTGCCTTATACATTGACACTCATCTCCATGCCAGCAGCTACCGATGGCAAGAGAGGTTTCTCCGTATCTGTTGAAGGTGGCTGCTCCAGCTATGCCACTGGTGTCCAAGTGAAGGA AGTTAACAGGATGCACATCAGCCCAGATGTCCGAAATGCCATCCACCCTGCAGACCGTATCCTGGAGATTAATGGAGCTCCTATTCGTACACTACAGGTGGAGGAG GTGGAGGACTTGATTCGCAAGACAAGCCAGACACTTCAGCTGCTGATAGAGCATGACCCTGTCTCACAGCGCTTAGACAGGCTTCGTTTGGACTCACGGCTTCCCACCCACATAAAGCCACCCATTTCCCCCCGCTCCATCTCTCCACTGGACATCAAGGAGAATCTGGAAGGAACACTCCGCCGGCGATCCCTCAG GCGAAGTAACAGCATTTCTAAGTCTCCTGGCCCCAGTTCTCCAAAGGAACCGCTCCTTCTGAGCCGTGACATCAGTCGCTCTGAATCCCTACGTTCCTCTTCTAGCTGCTCCCAGCAAATCTTTCGGCCCTGCGACCTGATTCATGGAGAAGTActaggaaaaggattttttggACAAGCAATCAAG GTGACTCACAAAGCAACGGGAAAGGTGATGGTGATGAAGGAGCTGATTCGCTGTGATGAGGAAACACAGAAGACGTTTTTGACAGAG GTGAAAGTGATGCGCAGCTTGGATCACCCCAACGTGCTGAAGTTCATCGGTGTACTGTACAAGGACAAGAAGCTAAATCTCCTCACTGAGTACATCGAGGGTGGCACCCTGAAGGACTTTCTCCGCAACGCT GACCCGTTTCCCTGGCAGCAGAAGGTCAGCTTTGCCAAAGGAATTGCTTCTGGAATG GCTTACTTGCACTCCATGTGCATCATTCACAGAGACCTGAATTCACACAATTGCCTAATTAAGTTG GATAAGACAGTGGTGGTGGCTGACTTTGGTCTGTCTCGGCTAAttgtggaggaaagaaaaaagcccacTCTGGAGAAACCATCTGCCAAGAAACGAACCCTGCGGAAGAGTGACAGGAAGAAGCGCTACACGGTGGTTGGCAACCCATACTGGATGGCCCCAGAAATGCTAAATG GACAGAGCTATGATGAGACAGTGGACATCTTTTCATTTGGGATTGTTCTTTGTGAG ATCATAGGCCAGGTTTATGCTGACCCGGACTGTCTTCCACGCACACTGGATTTTGGCCTTAATGTTAAGCTGTTCTGGGAAAAGTTTGTTCCTGCTGACTGTCCTCCAGCCTTTTTCCCTCTGGCTGCCATTTGCTGCAGACTGGAACCAGAGAGCAG GCCCCCTTTTTCCAAGCTGGAAGATTCCTTTGAAGCGCTCTCTCTCTACCTGGGAGAACTTGCCATCCCCCTCCCGTCTGAGCTGGAAGAGCTGGACCACAACGTGAGTGTGCAGTATGGACTGAACCGTGACAAGCTCCCTGCAAACACAACCTAG
- the LIMK2 gene encoding LIM domain kinase 2 isoform X2, whose amino-acid sequence MPGEEVWRCLGCGDSIAAGQRLYRTVNEAWHISCFRCSECQDPLTNWYYEKDGKLYCHKDYWGKFGESCHGCSLLMTGPVMVAGEYKYHPECFACMSCKVIIEDGDTYALVQHSTLYCGKCHNQIVLTPMIEKHSTESLREQLPYTLTLISMPAATDGKRGFSVSVEGGCSSYATGVQVKEVNRMHISPDVRNAIHPADRILEINGAPIRTLQVEEVEDLIRKTSQTLQLLIEHDPVSQRLDRLRLDSRLPTHIKPPISPRSISPLDIKENLEGTLRRRSLRRSNSISKSPGPSSPKEPLLLSRDISRSESLRSSSSCSQQIFRPCDLIHGEVLGKGFFGQAIKVTHKATGKVMVMKELIRCDEETQKTFLTEVKVMRSLDHPNVLKFIGVLYKDKKLNLLTEYIEGGTLKDFLRNADPFPWQQKVSFAKGIASGMAYLHSMCIIHRDLNSHNCLIKLDKTVVVADFGLSRLIVEERKKPTLEKPSAKKRTLRKSDRKKRYTVVGNPYWMAPEMLNGQSYDETVDIFSFGIVLCEIIGQVYADPDCLPRTLDFGLNVKLFWEKFVPADCPPAFFPLAAICCRLEPESRPPFSKLEDSFEALSLYLGELAIPLPSELEELDHNVSVQYGLNRDKLPANTT is encoded by the exons ATGCCTG GTGAAGAAGTCTGGAGATGCCTAGGGTGCGGGGACAGCATTGCTGCTGGTCAGCGCCTCTACAGGACTGTTAATGAAGCTTGGCATATCTCCTGTTTCCG GTGCTCTGAATGTCAGGATCCCCTCACGAACTGGTACTATGAGAAAGATGGGAAACTGTACTGCCACAAAGACTACTGGGGGAAGTTTGGGGAATCTTGCCATGGCTGCTCTCTGCTGATGACTGGTCCTGTGATG GTGGCTGGCGAATACAAGTATCACCCCGAATGCTTTGCTTGCATGAGCTGCAAAGTGATCATTGAAGATGGGGACACTTACGCGCTCGTGCAGCATTCCACTCTCTACTG TGGAAAATGCCATAACCAGATTGTGCTGACACCGATGATAGAAAAACACTCCACTGAGTCTCTGCGTGAGCAGTTGCCTTATACATTGACACTCATCTCCATGCCAGCAGCTACCGATGGCAAGAGAGGTTTCTCCGTATCTGTTGAAGGTGGCTGCTCCAGCTATGCCACTGGTGTCCAAGTGAAGGA AGTTAACAGGATGCACATCAGCCCAGATGTCCGAAATGCCATCCACCCTGCAGACCGTATCCTGGAGATTAATGGAGCTCCTATTCGTACACTACAGGTGGAGGAG GTGGAGGACTTGATTCGCAAGACAAGCCAGACACTTCAGCTGCTGATAGAGCATGACCCTGTCTCACAGCGCTTAGACAGGCTTCGTTTGGACTCACGGCTTCCCACCCACATAAAGCCACCCATTTCCCCCCGCTCCATCTCTCCACTGGACATCAAGGAGAATCTGGAAGGAACACTCCGCCGGCGATCCCTCAG GCGAAGTAACAGCATTTCTAAGTCTCCTGGCCCCAGTTCTCCAAAGGAACCGCTCCTTCTGAGCCGTGACATCAGTCGCTCTGAATCCCTACGTTCCTCTTCTAGCTGCTCCCAGCAAATCTTTCGGCCCTGCGACCTGATTCATGGAGAAGTActaggaaaaggattttttggACAAGCAATCAAG GTGACTCACAAAGCAACGGGAAAGGTGATGGTGATGAAGGAGCTGATTCGCTGTGATGAGGAAACACAGAAGACGTTTTTGACAGAG GTGAAAGTGATGCGCAGCTTGGATCACCCCAACGTGCTGAAGTTCATCGGTGTACTGTACAAGGACAAGAAGCTAAATCTCCTCACTGAGTACATCGAGGGTGGCACCCTGAAGGACTTTCTCCGCAACGCT GACCCGTTTCCCTGGCAGCAGAAGGTCAGCTTTGCCAAAGGAATTGCTTCTGGAATG GCTTACTTGCACTCCATGTGCATCATTCACAGAGACCTGAATTCACACAATTGCCTAATTAAGTTG GATAAGACAGTGGTGGTGGCTGACTTTGGTCTGTCTCGGCTAAttgtggaggaaagaaaaaagcccacTCTGGAGAAACCATCTGCCAAGAAACGAACCCTGCGGAAGAGTGACAGGAAGAAGCGCTACACGGTGGTTGGCAACCCATACTGGATGGCCCCAGAAATGCTAAATG GACAGAGCTATGATGAGACAGTGGACATCTTTTCATTTGGGATTGTTCTTTGTGAG ATCATAGGCCAGGTTTATGCTGACCCGGACTGTCTTCCACGCACACTGGATTTTGGCCTTAATGTTAAGCTGTTCTGGGAAAAGTTTGTTCCTGCTGACTGTCCTCCAGCCTTTTTCCCTCTGGCTGCCATTTGCTGCAGACTGGAACCAGAGAGCAG GCCCCCTTTTTCCAAGCTGGAAGATTCCTTTGAAGCGCTCTCTCTCTACCTGGGAGAACTTGCCATCCCCCTCCCGTCTGAGCTGGAAGAGCTGGACCACAACGTGAGTGTGCAGTATGGACTGAACCGTGACAAGCTCCCTGCAAACACAACCTAG
- the LIMK2 gene encoding LIM domain kinase 2 isoform X4 translates to MWCSECQDPLTNWYYEKDGKLYCHKDYWGKFGESCHGCSLLMTGPVMVAGEYKYHPECFACMSCKVIIEDGDTYALVQHSTLYCGKCHNQIVLTPMIEKHSTESLREQLPYTLTLISMPAATDGKRGFSVSVEGGCSSYATGVQVKEVNRMHISPDVRNAIHPADRILEINGAPIRTLQVEEVEDLIRKTSQTLQLLIEHDPVSQRLDRLRLDSRLPTHIKPPISPRSISPLDIKENLEGTLRRRSLRRSNSISKSPGPSSPKEPLLLSRDISRSESLRSSSSCSQQIFRPCDLIHGEVLGKGFFGQAIKVTHKATGKVMVMKELIRCDEETQKTFLTEVKVMRSLDHPNVLKFIGVLYKDKKLNLLTEYIEGGTLKDFLRNADPFPWQQKVSFAKGIASGMAYLHSMCIIHRDLNSHNCLIKLDKTVVVADFGLSRLIVEERKKPTLEKPSAKKRTLRKSDRKKRYTVVGNPYWMAPEMLNGQSYDETVDIFSFGIVLCEIIGQVYADPDCLPRTLDFGLNVKLFWEKFVPADCPPAFFPLAAICCRLEPESRPPFSKLEDSFEALSLYLGELAIPLPSELEELDHNVSVQYGLNRDKLPANTT, encoded by the exons ATGTG GTGCTCTGAATGTCAGGATCCCCTCACGAACTGGTACTATGAGAAAGATGGGAAACTGTACTGCCACAAAGACTACTGGGGGAAGTTTGGGGAATCTTGCCATGGCTGCTCTCTGCTGATGACTGGTCCTGTGATG GTGGCTGGCGAATACAAGTATCACCCCGAATGCTTTGCTTGCATGAGCTGCAAAGTGATCATTGAAGATGGGGACACTTACGCGCTCGTGCAGCATTCCACTCTCTACTG TGGAAAATGCCATAACCAGATTGTGCTGACACCGATGATAGAAAAACACTCCACTGAGTCTCTGCGTGAGCAGTTGCCTTATACATTGACACTCATCTCCATGCCAGCAGCTACCGATGGCAAGAGAGGTTTCTCCGTATCTGTTGAAGGTGGCTGCTCCAGCTATGCCACTGGTGTCCAAGTGAAGGA AGTTAACAGGATGCACATCAGCCCAGATGTCCGAAATGCCATCCACCCTGCAGACCGTATCCTGGAGATTAATGGAGCTCCTATTCGTACACTACAGGTGGAGGAG GTGGAGGACTTGATTCGCAAGACAAGCCAGACACTTCAGCTGCTGATAGAGCATGACCCTGTCTCACAGCGCTTAGACAGGCTTCGTTTGGACTCACGGCTTCCCACCCACATAAAGCCACCCATTTCCCCCCGCTCCATCTCTCCACTGGACATCAAGGAGAATCTGGAAGGAACACTCCGCCGGCGATCCCTCAG GCGAAGTAACAGCATTTCTAAGTCTCCTGGCCCCAGTTCTCCAAAGGAACCGCTCCTTCTGAGCCGTGACATCAGTCGCTCTGAATCCCTACGTTCCTCTTCTAGCTGCTCCCAGCAAATCTTTCGGCCCTGCGACCTGATTCATGGAGAAGTActaggaaaaggattttttggACAAGCAATCAAG GTGACTCACAAAGCAACGGGAAAGGTGATGGTGATGAAGGAGCTGATTCGCTGTGATGAGGAAACACAGAAGACGTTTTTGACAGAG GTGAAAGTGATGCGCAGCTTGGATCACCCCAACGTGCTGAAGTTCATCGGTGTACTGTACAAGGACAAGAAGCTAAATCTCCTCACTGAGTACATCGAGGGTGGCACCCTGAAGGACTTTCTCCGCAACGCT GACCCGTTTCCCTGGCAGCAGAAGGTCAGCTTTGCCAAAGGAATTGCTTCTGGAATG GCTTACTTGCACTCCATGTGCATCATTCACAGAGACCTGAATTCACACAATTGCCTAATTAAGTTG GATAAGACAGTGGTGGTGGCTGACTTTGGTCTGTCTCGGCTAAttgtggaggaaagaaaaaagcccacTCTGGAGAAACCATCTGCCAAGAAACGAACCCTGCGGAAGAGTGACAGGAAGAAGCGCTACACGGTGGTTGGCAACCCATACTGGATGGCCCCAGAAATGCTAAATG GACAGAGCTATGATGAGACAGTGGACATCTTTTCATTTGGGATTGTTCTTTGTGAG ATCATAGGCCAGGTTTATGCTGACCCGGACTGTCTTCCACGCACACTGGATTTTGGCCTTAATGTTAAGCTGTTCTGGGAAAAGTTTGTTCCTGCTGACTGTCCTCCAGCCTTTTTCCCTCTGGCTGCCATTTGCTGCAGACTGGAACCAGAGAGCAG GCCCCCTTTTTCCAAGCTGGAAGATTCCTTTGAAGCGCTCTCTCTCTACCTGGGAGAACTTGCCATCCCCCTCCCGTCTGAGCTGGAAGAGCTGGACCACAACGTGAGTGTGCAGTATGGACTGAACCGTGACAAGCTCCCTGCAAACACAACCTAG
- the LIMK2 gene encoding LIM domain kinase 2 isoform X3: protein MGSYLSAPAYFAPKDPFRCSECQDPLTNWYYEKDGKLYCHKDYWGKFGESCHGCSLLMTGPVMVAGEYKYHPECFACMSCKVIIEDGDTYALVQHSTLYCGKCHNQIVLTPMIEKHSTESLREQLPYTLTLISMPAATDGKRGFSVSVEGGCSSYATGVQVKEVNRMHISPDVRNAIHPADRILEINGAPIRTLQVEEVEDLIRKTSQTLQLLIEHDPVSQRLDRLRLDSRLPTHIKPPISPRSISPLDIKENLEGTLRRRSLRRSNSISKSPGPSSPKEPLLLSRDISRSESLRSSSSCSQQIFRPCDLIHGEVLGKGFFGQAIKVTHKATGKVMVMKELIRCDEETQKTFLTEVKVMRSLDHPNVLKFIGVLYKDKKLNLLTEYIEGGTLKDFLRNADPFPWQQKVSFAKGIASGMAYLHSMCIIHRDLNSHNCLIKLDKTVVVADFGLSRLIVEERKKPTLEKPSAKKRTLRKSDRKKRYTVVGNPYWMAPEMLNGQSYDETVDIFSFGIVLCEIIGQVYADPDCLPRTLDFGLNVKLFWEKFVPADCPPAFFPLAAICCRLEPESRPPFSKLEDSFEALSLYLGELAIPLPSELEELDHNVSVQYGLNRDKLPANTT, encoded by the exons ATGGGAAGTTACTTGTCTGCCCCTGCTTACTTCGCTCCCAAGGATCCCTTTCG GTGCTCTGAATGTCAGGATCCCCTCACGAACTGGTACTATGAGAAAGATGGGAAACTGTACTGCCACAAAGACTACTGGGGGAAGTTTGGGGAATCTTGCCATGGCTGCTCTCTGCTGATGACTGGTCCTGTGATG GTGGCTGGCGAATACAAGTATCACCCCGAATGCTTTGCTTGCATGAGCTGCAAAGTGATCATTGAAGATGGGGACACTTACGCGCTCGTGCAGCATTCCACTCTCTACTG TGGAAAATGCCATAACCAGATTGTGCTGACACCGATGATAGAAAAACACTCCACTGAGTCTCTGCGTGAGCAGTTGCCTTATACATTGACACTCATCTCCATGCCAGCAGCTACCGATGGCAAGAGAGGTTTCTCCGTATCTGTTGAAGGTGGCTGCTCCAGCTATGCCACTGGTGTCCAAGTGAAGGA AGTTAACAGGATGCACATCAGCCCAGATGTCCGAAATGCCATCCACCCTGCAGACCGTATCCTGGAGATTAATGGAGCTCCTATTCGTACACTACAGGTGGAGGAG GTGGAGGACTTGATTCGCAAGACAAGCCAGACACTTCAGCTGCTGATAGAGCATGACCCTGTCTCACAGCGCTTAGACAGGCTTCGTTTGGACTCACGGCTTCCCACCCACATAAAGCCACCCATTTCCCCCCGCTCCATCTCTCCACTGGACATCAAGGAGAATCTGGAAGGAACACTCCGCCGGCGATCCCTCAG GCGAAGTAACAGCATTTCTAAGTCTCCTGGCCCCAGTTCTCCAAAGGAACCGCTCCTTCTGAGCCGTGACATCAGTCGCTCTGAATCCCTACGTTCCTCTTCTAGCTGCTCCCAGCAAATCTTTCGGCCCTGCGACCTGATTCATGGAGAAGTActaggaaaaggattttttggACAAGCAATCAAG GTGACTCACAAAGCAACGGGAAAGGTGATGGTGATGAAGGAGCTGATTCGCTGTGATGAGGAAACACAGAAGACGTTTTTGACAGAG GTGAAAGTGATGCGCAGCTTGGATCACCCCAACGTGCTGAAGTTCATCGGTGTACTGTACAAGGACAAGAAGCTAAATCTCCTCACTGAGTACATCGAGGGTGGCACCCTGAAGGACTTTCTCCGCAACGCT GACCCGTTTCCCTGGCAGCAGAAGGTCAGCTTTGCCAAAGGAATTGCTTCTGGAATG GCTTACTTGCACTCCATGTGCATCATTCACAGAGACCTGAATTCACACAATTGCCTAATTAAGTTG GATAAGACAGTGGTGGTGGCTGACTTTGGTCTGTCTCGGCTAAttgtggaggaaagaaaaaagcccacTCTGGAGAAACCATCTGCCAAGAAACGAACCCTGCGGAAGAGTGACAGGAAGAAGCGCTACACGGTGGTTGGCAACCCATACTGGATGGCCCCAGAAATGCTAAATG GACAGAGCTATGATGAGACAGTGGACATCTTTTCATTTGGGATTGTTCTTTGTGAG ATCATAGGCCAGGTTTATGCTGACCCGGACTGTCTTCCACGCACACTGGATTTTGGCCTTAATGTTAAGCTGTTCTGGGAAAAGTTTGTTCCTGCTGACTGTCCTCCAGCCTTTTTCCCTCTGGCTGCCATTTGCTGCAGACTGGAACCAGAGAGCAG GCCCCCTTTTTCCAAGCTGGAAGATTCCTTTGAAGCGCTCTCTCTCTACCTGGGAGAACTTGCCATCCCCCTCCCGTCTGAGCTGGAAGAGCTGGACCACAACGTGAGTGTGCAGTATGGACTGAACCGTGACAAGCTCCCTGCAAACACAACCTAG
- the LIMK2 gene encoding LIM domain kinase 2 isoform X5, which translates to MTGPVMVAGEYKYHPECFACMSCKVIIEDGDTYALVQHSTLYCGKCHNQIVLTPMIEKHSTESLREQLPYTLTLISMPAATDGKRGFSVSVEGGCSSYATGVQVKEVNRMHISPDVRNAIHPADRILEINGAPIRTLQVEEVEDLIRKTSQTLQLLIEHDPVSQRLDRLRLDSRLPTHIKPPISPRSISPLDIKENLEGTLRRRSLRRSNSISKSPGPSSPKEPLLLSRDISRSESLRSSSSCSQQIFRPCDLIHGEVLGKGFFGQAIKVTHKATGKVMVMKELIRCDEETQKTFLTEVKVMRSLDHPNVLKFIGVLYKDKKLNLLTEYIEGGTLKDFLRNADPFPWQQKVSFAKGIASGMAYLHSMCIIHRDLNSHNCLIKLDKTVVVADFGLSRLIVEERKKPTLEKPSAKKRTLRKSDRKKRYTVVGNPYWMAPEMLNGQSYDETVDIFSFGIVLCEIIGQVYADPDCLPRTLDFGLNVKLFWEKFVPADCPPAFFPLAAICCRLEPESRPPFSKLEDSFEALSLYLGELAIPLPSELEELDHNVSVQYGLNRDKLPANTT; encoded by the exons ATGACTGGTCCTGTGATG GTGGCTGGCGAATACAAGTATCACCCCGAATGCTTTGCTTGCATGAGCTGCAAAGTGATCATTGAAGATGGGGACACTTACGCGCTCGTGCAGCATTCCACTCTCTACTG TGGAAAATGCCATAACCAGATTGTGCTGACACCGATGATAGAAAAACACTCCACTGAGTCTCTGCGTGAGCAGTTGCCTTATACATTGACACTCATCTCCATGCCAGCAGCTACCGATGGCAAGAGAGGTTTCTCCGTATCTGTTGAAGGTGGCTGCTCCAGCTATGCCACTGGTGTCCAAGTGAAGGA AGTTAACAGGATGCACATCAGCCCAGATGTCCGAAATGCCATCCACCCTGCAGACCGTATCCTGGAGATTAATGGAGCTCCTATTCGTACACTACAGGTGGAGGAG GTGGAGGACTTGATTCGCAAGACAAGCCAGACACTTCAGCTGCTGATAGAGCATGACCCTGTCTCACAGCGCTTAGACAGGCTTCGTTTGGACTCACGGCTTCCCACCCACATAAAGCCACCCATTTCCCCCCGCTCCATCTCTCCACTGGACATCAAGGAGAATCTGGAAGGAACACTCCGCCGGCGATCCCTCAG GCGAAGTAACAGCATTTCTAAGTCTCCTGGCCCCAGTTCTCCAAAGGAACCGCTCCTTCTGAGCCGTGACATCAGTCGCTCTGAATCCCTACGTTCCTCTTCTAGCTGCTCCCAGCAAATCTTTCGGCCCTGCGACCTGATTCATGGAGAAGTActaggaaaaggattttttggACAAGCAATCAAG GTGACTCACAAAGCAACGGGAAAGGTGATGGTGATGAAGGAGCTGATTCGCTGTGATGAGGAAACACAGAAGACGTTTTTGACAGAG GTGAAAGTGATGCGCAGCTTGGATCACCCCAACGTGCTGAAGTTCATCGGTGTACTGTACAAGGACAAGAAGCTAAATCTCCTCACTGAGTACATCGAGGGTGGCACCCTGAAGGACTTTCTCCGCAACGCT GACCCGTTTCCCTGGCAGCAGAAGGTCAGCTTTGCCAAAGGAATTGCTTCTGGAATG GCTTACTTGCACTCCATGTGCATCATTCACAGAGACCTGAATTCACACAATTGCCTAATTAAGTTG GATAAGACAGTGGTGGTGGCTGACTTTGGTCTGTCTCGGCTAAttgtggaggaaagaaaaaagcccacTCTGGAGAAACCATCTGCCAAGAAACGAACCCTGCGGAAGAGTGACAGGAAGAAGCGCTACACGGTGGTTGGCAACCCATACTGGATGGCCCCAGAAATGCTAAATG GACAGAGCTATGATGAGACAGTGGACATCTTTTCATTTGGGATTGTTCTTTGTGAG ATCATAGGCCAGGTTTATGCTGACCCGGACTGTCTTCCACGCACACTGGATTTTGGCCTTAATGTTAAGCTGTTCTGGGAAAAGTTTGTTCCTGCTGACTGTCCTCCAGCCTTTTTCCCTCTGGCTGCCATTTGCTGCAGACTGGAACCAGAGAGCAG GCCCCCTTTTTCCAAGCTGGAAGATTCCTTTGAAGCGCTCTCTCTCTACCTGGGAGAACTTGCCATCCCCCTCCCGTCTGAGCTGGAAGAGCTGGACCACAACGTGAGTGTGCAGTATGGACTGAACCGTGACAAGCTCCCTGCAAACACAACCTAG